From Pseudomonas sp. stari2:
ACCAAGGGGTTTACGAGGCGATCAGCAAGCGCTCGCTGCGTCCGGGAATGAAACTGGGCGAGGCGTCGCTGGCGGAATTGTTCAATGTCAGCCGCACGTCGGTTCGCGCCGCGCTCAAGCAACTGGAGGCCGACGGACTGGTCACCACCGAGCCCAATAAAGGTGCGTCGGTGTCGCTACCCAGCGATGAAGAGATCCGTTCGCTGTTCGAAACCCGGCGTCTGATCGAGATCGGCATCGTCACCGAGCTGTGCCGGCGCAAGGACTCCGCCGCGATGCAGGATCTGCGCGAGCATCTATTGCTGGAAGATGAAGCCCACGCAGCCGGCGACCACGAGCGGTTGATTCACCTGCTCGGCGAGTTCCACCTCAAACTGGCCCGCAGCCTGAACAACCCGGTGTTGCTCGACTGGTTCCAGAAGCTGATATCCCGCGCCTCGCTGTACGCCGCCGCGCTGGATGACGACAGCCACGAAGCTTGCCGCGACGACGAA
This genomic window contains:
- a CDS encoding GntR family transcriptional regulator, producing the protein MTEKKTETTVDRVYQGVYEAISKRSLRPGMKLGEASLAELFNVSRTSVRAALKQLEADGLVTTEPNKGASVSLPSDEEIRSLFETRRLIEIGIVTELCRRKDSAAMQDLREHLLLEDEAHAAGDHERLIHLLGEFHLKLARSLNNPVLLDWFQKLISRASLYAAALDDDSHEACRDDEHLRLIEYIEAGNQSAAIELTCMHLDGIQKAILDVAAKLKTGYHPLKHLIEV